In one Catenovulum adriaticum genomic region, the following are encoded:
- a CDS encoding alkaline phosphatase, with protein MSFYRKSCLFAALLLCQSQAVAAPKNIIYMIGDGMGPNYLTAFRYWHTQTTDNPVKQTIFDSIWKGVAMTYPKDKTFVTDSAAAGTALATHHKSYNGAISVDHDHNSLYTLMESATRKGKKTGLVVTSQMTHATPASFYAHQKNREEYPQIADQIVDNRINNKPVMDLLLGGGQNDLIRDDRNILKELELLGYQTETEFSQLNQLSSLPAIGVFHPVAFPSAIDSDNQRLADMTGQALNLLSASEDGFVLLIEGSQIDWCGHANDIACAMAEMQDFANALELVVEYTKNNPDTLVMVTADHETGGMSLGANSQYQWFPNIIAQVHNSSKTISKSLASAKNVPVDIAKAWQKHVDFVLEKSELVAFTQIKSNKALTAEQQLNQLDKQIKNIINTRSHTGWTSGGHTALDVPVLAYGESADIFNGFQNNTDIAEKLLKLVK; from the coding sequence ATGTCTTTTTATAGAAAATCTTGCTTGTTTGCCGCACTACTATTGTGTCAGAGTCAAGCTGTTGCGGCACCGAAAAACATCATTTATATGATAGGTGATGGTATGGGACCTAATTATTTAACCGCTTTTCGCTATTGGCATACCCAAACAACCGACAACCCAGTAAAACAAACTATTTTTGATTCTATTTGGAAAGGTGTCGCTATGACCTATCCAAAAGACAAAACGTTCGTGACCGACTCAGCCGCTGCAGGTACGGCATTGGCCACTCATCATAAAAGCTATAATGGCGCAATTTCAGTTGATCATGACCATAATTCACTTTATACCTTAATGGAATCAGCTACTCGAAAAGGTAAAAAAACCGGCTTAGTAGTTACTTCACAAATGACTCATGCAACACCTGCTAGTTTTTATGCTCACCAAAAAAATCGCGAAGAATATCCACAAATTGCGGATCAAATTGTTGATAACCGTATAAATAATAAGCCTGTCATGGACTTGTTATTAGGTGGAGGTCAAAATGATTTAATCCGTGATGACAGAAATATATTAAAAGAATTAGAGCTGTTAGGTTATCAAACAGAAACTGAATTTAGCCAATTAAACCAACTTTCAAGTTTACCCGCCATTGGTGTATTTCACCCAGTCGCCTTTCCATCAGCAATCGACTCTGATAACCAGCGCCTTGCTGATATGACAGGCCAAGCATTAAATTTATTAAGCGCTAGCGAAGATGGCTTTGTGTTGTTAATTGAAGGCAGCCAAATTGACTGGTGCGGACATGCCAACGATATTGCTTGTGCGATGGCAGAAATGCAAGATTTCGCAAATGCACTCGAATTAGTGGTTGAATATACGAAAAATAATCCAGATACACTTGTAATGGTGACTGCCGATCATGAGACGGGTGGTATGTCATTAGGTGCAAATAGCCAGTACCAGTGGTTTCCAAATATTATTGCCCAAGTTCATAACTCAAGCAAAACCATTAGCAAAAGTTTAGCATCTGCAAAAAATGTCCCGGTTGATATTGCTAAAGCTTGGCAAAAACACGTAGATTTTGTACTAGAAAAAAGTGAGTTAGTGGCATTTACTCAAATTAAAAGTAATAAAGCGCTGACAGCAGAACAACAACTTAACCAGCTTGATAAACAAATTAAAAATATCATTAATACTCGAAGCCACACAGGATGGACGTCTGGCGGGCATACTGCGTTAGATGTGCCCGTTTTAGCCTATGGTGAAAGTGCTGATATATTTAATGGTTTTCAGAACAATACTGACATTGCCGAAAAATTACTAAAACTCGTTAAATGA
- a CDS encoding AmpG family muropeptide MFS transporter: protein MDWFTPYKDKRVIALLFLGFSSGLPLLLVFSTLSFWLREAGIDRASIGMLSWVALAYAIKWLWSPLVDKLKIPFLDRMLGRRRSWMLLAQLLIAFSLFLMSVANPQQSLWLFSLLALAVAFSSATQDIVIDAFRIDSAPTELQAAMAATYLAGYRIAMITAGAGSLVIAAWFAPTELEFSNLAWQKTYQIMALLMLPGIITTLLCQEPNAAISQHTSTQTAHPFSQRVINAFWQPIADFFNRFGQTAFLLMALIAVYRLSDVVMGVMANPFYIDTGFTKVEIASISKVYGVIMTLVGAALGGIILKQKGTLFCLFLGGLLAAATNLLFVTLSIKGNDLTWLTLVISIDNLSAGIATAAFIAFLSGLTNKQFSATQYAIFSSSMLLLPKFVAGFSGFAVDAFDYTLFFIGTSLLGLPALLFIALLAKKKILTNQQVSND, encoded by the coding sequence ATGGACTGGTTTACACCTTACAAAGATAAACGAGTAATTGCGCTTTTATTCCTAGGGTTTTCATCTGGCTTACCCTTGTTACTGGTTTTTTCAACGCTGTCTTTTTGGCTTAGAGAAGCAGGGATAGACAGAGCTAGTATTGGCATGTTGAGCTGGGTGGCATTGGCATACGCCATAAAATGGTTATGGTCCCCGCTCGTAGATAAGTTAAAAATTCCGTTTTTAGACCGCATGTTAGGCCGGCGCCGTAGCTGGATGCTACTGGCTCAGCTATTAATCGCATTCAGTTTATTTTTAATGTCTGTTGCGAATCCACAACAGTCTCTGTGGTTATTTTCTTTATTAGCGCTTGCGGTGGCTTTTAGCTCCGCAACTCAAGATATTGTAATTGATGCGTTTAGAATCGACAGTGCGCCAACTGAGTTACAAGCGGCTATGGCTGCAACCTATTTAGCTGGGTATCGAATAGCTATGATTACAGCAGGTGCTGGTAGTTTGGTTATTGCAGCTTGGTTTGCACCTACTGAGCTTGAATTTAGCAATCTAGCTTGGCAAAAAACATATCAAATTATGGCGTTGTTAATGCTACCCGGAATTATTACAACCTTGCTCTGCCAAGAGCCTAACGCGGCGATATCTCAGCATACATCAACGCAAACAGCACATCCTTTTTCTCAACGAGTAATCAACGCTTTTTGGCAACCCATCGCTGATTTTTTTAATCGGTTTGGACAAACCGCATTTTTACTTATGGCGTTAATTGCCGTTTACCGTTTATCTGATGTGGTAATGGGTGTTATGGCTAACCCATTTTACATAGATACTGGCTTCACTAAAGTTGAGATCGCTTCTATTTCTAAAGTATATGGTGTGATTATGACTTTAGTCGGCGCGGCATTGGGTGGGATCATTTTAAAGCAAAAAGGCACGCTTTTTTGCTTATTTTTAGGTGGTCTTCTGGCTGCCGCCACTAATTTATTATTTGTCACTTTATCTATTAAAGGTAACGATTTAACTTGGCTAACGCTCGTTATCTCAATTGATAATTTAAGTGCTGGCATAGCCACCGCTGCTTTTATTGCATTTTTAAGTGGCTTAACAAATAAACAATTTTCCGCAACTCAATATGCCATTTTTAGCTCTAGTATGTTGTTATTACCTAAATTTGTCGCTGGGTTTTCAGGATTTGCAGTAGATGCATTTGATTACACCCTCTTCTTTATCGGGACAAGTTTATTGGGTTTACCTGCCTTGCTATTTATTGCCTTGCTTGCTAAAAAGAAAATACTAACCAATCAACAGGTGTCAAATGATTAA
- a CDS encoding peptidylprolyl isomerase produces MKYQFPKLLLIAITFIFSQFSALAKPDTQDSNLYPSVKISTSMGDIVVELNRRKAPITVANFIEYVVNGDYNGTVFHRVIDGFIAQSGGYDKNYEELKKREPIFNESGNGLTNDRMTIAMARMNDPHSAARQFYFNLADNQNLDPGRNWGYCVFGIVLEGEAVVEAIAKVETNFNETFGAADVPVKQITINEMTLLPRP; encoded by the coding sequence ATGAAATATCAGTTTCCTAAATTACTTTTAATTGCCATTACTTTTATTTTTAGCCAATTTAGTGCGCTTGCAAAACCCGATACTCAAGATTCAAATTTGTACCCTAGTGTTAAAATTAGCACTAGCATGGGCGACATTGTAGTTGAACTAAACCGTCGAAAAGCACCTATAACTGTGGCTAACTTTATCGAATATGTGGTTAATGGAGATTATAACGGCACTGTATTTCATCGAGTAATTGATGGATTTATCGCCCAAAGCGGCGGTTATGATAAAAATTATGAAGAGCTAAAAAAACGTGAGCCTATTTTTAATGAAAGTGGTAACGGGCTAACAAATGACCGAATGACTATTGCTATGGCGCGAATGAATGACCCACACTCAGCCGCTCGTCAGTTTTATTTTAATTTAGCAGATAATCAAAACTTAGACCCAGGTAGAAACTGGGGTTATTGCGTATTTGGCATTGTATTAGAGGGGGAAGCTGTTGTTGAAGCTATTGCAAAAGTGGAAACTAATTTTAACGAAACCTTTGGTGCGGCCGACGTTCCTGTAAAACAAATCACAATAAATGAAATGACTTTACTACCACGTCCTTAA
- a CDS encoding methyltransferase yields MQNNLPQNNHQLQLDGLPSRLSKSELTLWRYPKQAVHSPLQAWDNADILLAKTADKILAIDDAPKNLAIINDQFGAICCLLSDYNLDIYQDSKIGRLATIENLKNNQCASVSQQFKNNLAELNSLDLVLIKIPKNLDYLEGILAYLHQNAPEHCQVIASAKANHVNKSVVKLFNRYFNQVNVSLAEKKARTINAQQKQKSPYSSFTPWLNWQTETGLQITNAANVFSRSSLDIGAAFMLTHLPLAKDKTVIDLACGNGVLGLHLIEQQPSRLIFSDESFQAIESAEKNVLKNHPDYYSNCQFVWQDCLSEQADESADLIICNPPFHQQHTITTHIAQQMFSDALRVLKPTGELIIVGNRHLGYHKTLTDLFGQCSIVASNQKFVIIKATK; encoded by the coding sequence GTGCAAAATAATCTTCCACAAAATAATCACCAACTTCAATTGGACGGGCTCCCAAGCCGTTTATCAAAATCAGAACTAACGCTTTGGCGCTACCCAAAGCAGGCAGTTCATTCACCGCTTCAAGCATGGGATAATGCTGATATTCTGTTAGCAAAAACGGCTGATAAAATATTAGCAATTGATGATGCGCCTAAAAATCTAGCCATTATTAACGATCAGTTTGGAGCCATCTGCTGCTTATTATCAGATTATAACCTTGATATTTATCAAGATTCAAAAATTGGCCGACTTGCTACCATAGAAAATTTGAAAAATAATCAATGCGCCTCTGTTTCTCAGCAGTTTAAAAATAATTTAGCCGAATTAAATTCACTTGATTTAGTTTTAATCAAAATTCCCAAAAATCTAGATTATCTTGAAGGTATCTTGGCTTACCTACATCAAAACGCCCCTGAACACTGCCAAGTAATCGCTAGTGCAAAAGCCAATCATGTTAACAAATCAGTTGTTAAGTTATTTAACCGCTACTTTAACCAAGTTAATGTCAGCCTAGCTGAAAAAAAAGCCAGAACCATTAACGCGCAGCAAAAACAGAAATCGCCCTACTCTTCATTTACCCCGTGGCTTAACTGGCAAACTGAGACAGGTTTACAAATTACAAATGCAGCAAATGTATTTTCTCGGTCTAGTTTAGATATTGGCGCGGCTTTTATGCTTACACACTTACCTTTGGCAAAAGACAAAACGGTAATAGATTTAGCCTGTGGTAATGGTGTACTTGGCTTACATTTAATAGAGCAGCAACCTAGTCGATTAATATTTTCAGATGAATCTTTCCAAGCAATTGAATCAGCTGAAAAAAATGTGCTAAAAAATCACCCTGACTATTATTCAAACTGTCAATTTGTCTGGCAAGACTGCTTATCTGAACAAGCAGACGAGTCTGCCGATTTAATCATATGTAACCCGCCTTTTCATCAGCAACACACAATAACGACTCATATCGCACAGCAAATGTTTAGTGATGCGCTTCGCGTCTTAAAACCAACCGGTGAATTAATCATTGTGGGTAATCGGCACCTTGGCTACCATAAAACACTAACCGATTTATTTGGCCAGTGTTCAATTGTCGCATCTAACCAAAAATTTGTTATTATTAAAGCCACAAAATGA
- a CDS encoding alpha-ketoglutarate-dependent dioxygenase AlkB family protein — translation MTKLIQPQSFSLNNAELYYFESLFETSVAMQWYQTLYQELNWRQEELVVYGKTHLIPRMQALYGEPGLSYQYSKRRFSITPWTQNLLQLKHCIEQASGAQFNCVLANLYRNGQDCMGWHADNEAELGPNPVIASLSLGTKRSFKLKHRLTNEVFSLELESGSLLIMAGTTQEFWYHSLPKRARIDQGRINLTFRYLHA, via the coding sequence ATGACAAAATTAATTCAGCCCCAAAGTTTTTCACTTAACAACGCCGAGTTATATTATTTCGAATCTTTATTTGAAACTTCAGTGGCGATGCAATGGTATCAAACGCTTTATCAGGAATTAAATTGGCGTCAGGAAGAGTTAGTGGTGTACGGGAAAACGCATTTAATTCCGCGAATGCAAGCTTTGTATGGCGAACCCGGATTAAGTTACCAATATTCAAAACGACGATTTTCAATAACACCCTGGACTCAAAATTTATTACAACTTAAACACTGTATTGAGCAAGCAAGTGGCGCACAATTTAATTGTGTATTGGCGAATTTATATCGCAATGGTCAAGACTGTATGGGCTGGCATGCAGATAATGAAGCTGAATTGGGACCTAACCCTGTGATTGCCTCACTGAGTTTAGGGACAAAACGTAGTTTTAAATTAAAGCATAGATTAACAAATGAAGTATTTTCATTAGAATTAGAATCAGGCAGTTTGTTAATTATGGCAGGCACAACGCAAGAATTCTGGTATCATTCGTTGCCCAAACGCGCTCGAATAGATCAAGGGCGTATAAATTTAACTTTTCGGTACCTACACGCTTAA
- a CDS encoding BolA family protein: MNETHQTIIDKLSASFSPIVLDVQNESHMHSGDAQDSHFKVIIVSDEFDGKRLLARHRLVNACLADELAGPVHALAIHTYTQDDWKTAQDQVPLSPNCMGGSKKEVN, from the coding sequence ATGAACGAAACACATCAAACCATTATTGATAAATTATCAGCTAGTTTTTCACCCATTGTTTTAGATGTTCAAAATGAAAGCCACATGCATAGTGGTGATGCGCAAGATTCACATTTTAAAGTGATTATTGTTAGCGATGAATTTGACGGAAAAAGGTTATTAGCGCGCCATCGCTTAGTCAATGCTTGTTTGGCGGATGAATTAGCTGGTCCGGTGCATGCGTTGGCAATTCATACTTACACTCAAGACGATTGGAAAACCGCTCAAGATCAAGTTCCATTATCACCTAATTGTATGGGCGGCAGCAAAAAAGAAGTCAATTAA
- a CDS encoding TRAP transporter small permease subunit: protein MESLSLMLNLLAAKIDAFSEALGKILGWLAVAVVILMTSTVLLRYGFNLGSIALQESVIYLHAIVLLFGAGFTLKHNEHVRVDLFYAKFSAVKKAWVNLLGGLLLLLPVNIFIITMSWSFVMDSWTIMESSSESGGLAFLYLLKTCIPVFAVLLMLQGISEMIKAWQTIATAKSLSPAVSASEKGEG from the coding sequence ATGGAATCATTGTCATTGATGCTCAATTTACTCGCAGCAAAAATAGATGCTTTTTCAGAAGCCCTTGGCAAAATACTTGGCTGGCTTGCGGTTGCTGTTGTTATATTAATGACAAGCACTGTATTGCTTAGATACGGATTTAATTTAGGCTCAATTGCATTGCAAGAATCGGTTATCTATTTACATGCGATTGTTTTGCTATTTGGCGCTGGATTCACCTTAAAACATAATGAGCACGTTCGGGTAGATCTGTTTTACGCAAAATTTTCTGCGGTTAAAAAAGCCTGGGTTAATTTACTTGGCGGTTTGCTTTTACTTTTGCCCGTTAACATTTTTATTATTACGATGAGTTGGTCTTTTGTGATGGATAGCTGGACTATTATGGAATCGTCTAGCGAATCAGGGGGGTTAGCTTTTTTATATTTGCTTAAAACCTGTATTCCTGTGTTTGCGGTGTTATTAATGCTGCAAGGGATAAGTGAAATGATTAAAGCATGGCAAACCATTGCAACTGCTAAATCGTTATCACCTGCTGTTTCTGCTTCAGAAAAAGGCGAGGGATAA
- a CDS encoding TRAP transporter large permease gives MEYLSLLMFVFVCCVLLTGYPVALALSGTALLFSLIGYLLGVFEPAFLYALPSRIFGILHNQTLLAVPLFVFMGITLERSKVAEDLLTSISQLFSRFRGGLAFAVILVGAMLAASTGIVGATVVTMGLLSLPAMLKQKYSPSLACGTICAVGTLGQIIPPSIALVLLGDVISNAYQQSQLKQGIFSPETVSVGDLFVGAIGPGILLVLLYVVYILFTAWRNPEAMPKFEINDDQPKPTTVELIKALVAPLSLIFVVLGSILFGFATPTEAAGVGAFGAMILAAMKKQLFSQLAYTGQSSVRVTSMVFLILIGASIFSLVFRGLGGEELIHSLFDNLPGGVFTACLLVMLIIFLLGFILDFIEITFVVVPIVAPVLLSMGLDPIWLGIMIALNLQTSFLTPPFGFALFYLRGVAPSTIKTPDIYKGVMPFIAIQLGVLIILAIWPGLSTWLPAQVYQP, from the coding sequence ATGGAATATTTATCTTTGCTAATGTTTGTTTTTGTTTGCTGTGTTTTATTAACAGGCTATCCGGTTGCTTTAGCTTTATCGGGTACTGCGCTGTTATTTTCGTTAATTGGTTATTTGCTTGGCGTTTTTGAACCTGCTTTTTTGTATGCTTTGCCAAGCCGAATATTTGGTATTTTGCATAATCAAACCTTGCTCGCTGTTCCTTTGTTTGTGTTTATGGGCATTACGTTAGAACGCTCTAAGGTAGCGGAAGATTTATTAACTTCGATTTCGCAGTTATTTAGCCGTTTTAGAGGTGGTTTAGCCTTTGCGGTTATTTTAGTTGGCGCTATGTTAGCCGCAAGTACTGGGATTGTTGGCGCAACTGTGGTCACCATGGGGCTTTTATCTTTGCCCGCTATGCTTAAACAAAAATATTCGCCTTCATTGGCTTGTGGCACTATTTGCGCGGTAGGCACCTTAGGGCAGATTATTCCACCGTCTATTGCTTTGGTTTTATTAGGTGATGTGATCTCTAACGCTTATCAGCAATCGCAATTAAAGCAGGGTATTTTTTCGCCTGAAACGGTTTCTGTTGGTGACTTATTTGTTGGGGCGATAGGTCCTGGCATATTATTAGTACTCTTATATGTGGTTTATATTTTATTTACGGCTTGGCGTAACCCTGAAGCGATGCCTAAGTTTGAAATAAATGATGATCAGCCAAAACCCACAACAGTTGAACTAATTAAAGCTTTGGTTGCGCCTTTATCGCTTATTTTTGTGGTGTTGGGCTCTATTTTATTTGGTTTTGCAACACCAACCGAAGCTGCAGGTGTCGGCGCGTTTGGGGCTATGATTTTAGCGGCAATGAAAAAACAGTTATTTTCTCAATTAGCTTATACAGGTCAGTCCAGTGTAAGAGTCACCAGTATGGTATTTTTGATTCTAATTGGTGCTTCTATTTTTTCATTGGTATTTAGAGGGTTAGGCGGCGAAGAGCTAATACATTCTTTGTTTGATAACTTGCCGGGCGGCGTATTTACGGCCTGCTTGTTAGTTATGTTAATCATTTTTTTGCTTGGCTTTATTTTAGACTTTATTGAAATTACTTTTGTGGTGGTGCCTATTGTTGCGCCTGTGTTGTTAAGTATGGGGCTAGATCCGATTTGGTTAGGGATTATGATTGCACTTAATTTACAAACGTCTTTTTTAACGCCTCCATTTGGTTTTGCCTTGTTTTATTTAAGAGGGGTTGCGCCCAGCACAATTAAAACCCCGGATATATATAAAGGCGTAATGCCTTTTATTGCTATTCAGTTAGGTGTATTGATTATTTTGGCTATATGGCCCGGATTATCAACTTGGCTGCCAGCGCAAGTATATCAACCATAA